TTCAAGCCTGTGATCTAGCTTATACTCAGGCAAAGCAATTTAAACCTGTAAAATTTCGAGAAAAAAATAAGAATTCTGCTGTAGAAAAGAAACAAAAAATCATGAGAAAATTAAAAATTTTTATTGAATCCAATCGAGCTCATTTAAGCCATATCCTGTTGCTTAAAACCGCTTTTCGCTCGCATTCCGGTCAGAGCCCCGTTGAAATTTTATTTACAAAAGAGAGCAAACATCTAGGGGTGTTGTTAATAGAGCAAAATTGGGGCGTAGAACAATGCTTGGATTTAGAAAATAAAATTCGCTCTATCAGCAGTATTGATCAAATGCACTGGGAATAAAGCAATTGCTTTGTAACCTTATCATAGATTAAGGTTTAGATCTAAAATTTCAAAATTTATGGAATATTCATGAAAAAAATATATTACCTGTTTTTTCCTATTTTTTTATTATCATCATTACACGCTCGAGAAAACCCTCGTTTTGAGCAGCATCAAAGAGAAGCCTCTTCCGTTCAGGAGTGTTATAGTTTAGTTTTGGAAAGTTATCAAAATAAAAAATGGAATAAAGTCATAGAACAAGCTTTCCTACTTCTTGAAGAGTATCCTACAACGGTCTTTGCACAAGATGTGCTTTTTTATTTAGCTGTTAGCTATTTTGAATTAGAAGAATATGAAAAAGCTAATCATTATTTTTCTAGTTATTTAAAGAAACAAATGACTCCTAAATTCTTTGAAGAAGCTTTTATGTATAAGTTTAAAATAGCAGAAAAATATCGCACAGGCACAAAAAAAACTATACTCGGATTAAAGTGGATACCAGCAAGACAAGAAGCTTTAGATATTTATGAAGAGCTAATCTCTACTCTTCCTAATCATGAACTTACAGCCCAATCTCTATTTGCGAAAGCAGAGTTGCTCTTTAGAGGAAAAGATTATAAAGAAAGTATTGAAACTTATCAAAATTTAATACAGCAGTTCCCTAAGCATTTTTTAGCTATTAGAAGTTATGTAGAAATTGGACGCGTCTATCTTATCCAATCTCAAAAAGAATATGCAAATCAAGATTTTTTAGAACTAGCTACCATTAATCTGCATAGAATCTCTGCTAGCTTTCCAAGTGATGAAGCTGTTCATGAGATAGAGGATATGCTTTTGGATATGCAAGAGGTATATGCTAAAGATCTTTATGAGATTGCTCTTTTCTATCATCGTAAAAACCAGCCCACTGCTGCCTATTTGTACTATAAGCGTATTTTAACAACTTATCCAGCCACTGTTATAGCAAAAAAAGCAGAAAAAAAGATGGCTGAGTTACATCTAAATGCACAAGAAGAGAACCATGCATAAACTCTATTTCCTTTTAGTTTTGTGCTTAGGATGTAGATATCAATTTGAAATAGGTTCTGACGATCAGATCTTAGTCTGTGTTCCTTATATTAAAGGAGATATACAAGGTCAGTTAAATCAGGCTCTTATACGCGAGATCTGTACCTGCGATGGGTTTAATTATTGTTATGACTCTTCTTATTTATTACATATCACCATTATTTCTGATAAAGATGAGCCTATTGGATACCGATATGATCGAAATCTTGCCACTCAAACTTTAAGAAAAAATATTGTTAGCGTAGAGAACCGTAGGTTGATTACAGCAGAAGTGCAACTTATTGATAAAGAGACAAAGTGTGTAATAATAGGCCCTTTCCGAGTAAAAGCAAATGCTGATTTTGATTGCATTAATTCCGATTCTCTTAGAGATGTAGCAGTGGTCCTTCCTTTTCAAAGCCCACAACGGATGATTGATTTTTCCCTGGGACAACTCGATTCTGTAGAAGGAGCTCATGATGATAGTGCTCCAGTGGTGTATCAAGCATTGGCCAGAAAAATTGTAGAAGGATTGCTTGCTCAAAAATGGCAAATTAAGGAGCTGTAATATTTTGTAGGGAATTCAAGGTTTCTTGCATGGTTTTAGGTAGAGCAAAACATGCTTTATGCATACTTGGATGATAATAAGAAGTATGTATAGGGGTTTGAGAACGAAACGTTGATTAAGTATATAGTAGTGCTAATTCAAACGGCTAACTTAATGGGATTTAAGTCAACGACTTGAAACTTGTCGTTAATCCTATATTTTTCTATGCGATTGAATCGGAACTACTATATCTAGCGTAAGATTGCGTTATTCTGTATCAGAGGCAAATCCTATTTTTTTGTTAGATCAATAACAAAGGAATCGATTTCAACAAGTGTTACGGAGCAAATATTAGGGTGTTTAAGCACTTCTCGCGCAACTCCTCCATCTCCACCCCCAATAATGAGAACGTCTTGTACATTTCCATGAGCAAATAAAGGCACATGGGTAATCATTTCATGGTAAATAAATTCATCTTTAGTAGTAAATTGTATTGATCTATCAAGAGCTATTACTTTTCCAAACTCCTTATTTTCAAAG
This is a stretch of genomic DNA from Candidatus Rhabdochlamydia oedothoracis. It encodes these proteins:
- a CDS encoding tetratricopeptide repeat protein translates to MKKIYYLFFPIFLLSSLHARENPRFEQHQREASSVQECYSLVLESYQNKKWNKVIEQAFLLLEEYPTTVFAQDVLFYLAVSYFELEEYEKANHYFSSYLKKQMTPKFFEEAFMYKFKIAEKYRTGTKKTILGLKWIPARQEALDIYEELISTLPNHELTAQSLFAKAELLFRGKDYKESIETYQNLIQQFPKHFLAIRSYVEIGRVYLIQSQKEYANQDFLELATINLHRISASFPSDEAVHEIEDMLLDMQEVYAKDLYEIALFYHRKNQPTAAYLYYKRILTTYPATVIAKKAEKKMAELHLNAQEENHA